One genomic window of Paeniglutamicibacter sp. Y32M11 includes the following:
- a CDS encoding Rv3235 family protein, which produces MSAIAVQPSIQTTEPIHVFRNNPLPGADLRAPRTTARRFPEAFRAPAVARRRRCLLDATAPPALRSLPGSALRDVPEARRGLEEDPPENSPSMAAQQVFEKLFPPEISPLAPRESVAAVVHAAAPAVLEVLAGARPVRQLNRALSPDCLGKLEAHMLLSDPMRPDPTTRCYSNPRVMCMRVTQVLPMVFEAAVILRDMQKVRATALRVERWHGRWQITALEIG; this is translated from the coding sequence ATGTCCGCCATTGCAGTTCAACCATCCATTCAAACCACCGAGCCGATCCACGTATTCAGAAATAACCCGCTTCCCGGCGCCGACCTGCGGGCACCTCGAACCACGGCCAGACGTTTTCCCGAAGCATTTCGAGCTCCCGCCGTTGCCCGCAGACGTCGCTGCCTGCTCGATGCCACGGCGCCTCCTGCCCTCCGCTCACTTCCCGGATCTGCGCTGCGGGACGTTCCTGAGGCACGGCGCGGCCTTGAGGAAGACCCACCGGAGAACTCCCCCAGCATGGCCGCGCAACAGGTATTTGAGAAGCTCTTCCCGCCAGAGATCAGCCCGCTGGCTCCACGGGAATCGGTAGCCGCGGTTGTTCATGCCGCGGCACCGGCGGTTCTTGAGGTCCTGGCCGGTGCCCGTCCGGTCCGTCAGCTGAATCGGGCGCTGAGTCCGGATTGCCTCGGAAAATTGGAGGCCCATATGCTCCTGAGTGATCCCATGCGTCCTGATCCCACCACGCGCTGCTACTCCAACCCACGGGTGATGTGCATGCGAGTCACCCAGGTGCTGCCGATGGTCTTTGAGGCAGCGGTGATCCTGCGCGACATGCAAAAAGTCCGTGCCACCGCTCTACGAGTAGAGCGGTGGCACGGACGCTGGCAGATTACTGCCTTGGAGATTGGCTAG
- a CDS encoding LysM peptidoglycan-binding domain-containing protein has product MALTLLSLGMLCASRVLWAAVGAHSLAEAPLDLSSLERLTGVALGLLGAMVLLWLVAAFACALGARLALALGRRRESAALAALVPGFVARLTLAGLSGSLALTTIALAAPPAVAGPAVTVAADYQPVSEISPPTSPLADTAFTSTDPGAAESSQNGNELLSPGWIPHRVPLPLQRLLGGESTRTAIEVVVRPGDSLWAIAARNLPDDASVRDIAEAWPRWYEANRQLIGSNPNRLAVGTILRAPHQNAQRS; this is encoded by the coding sequence ATGGCACTCACACTCCTCTCCCTGGGCATGCTGTGCGCCAGCAGGGTGCTCTGGGCAGCCGTGGGCGCACATTCACTCGCCGAGGCACCGTTGGACCTTTCATCCCTTGAACGCCTCACGGGCGTGGCCCTCGGTCTGCTTGGCGCCATGGTCTTGCTGTGGTTGGTCGCCGCTTTCGCGTGCGCACTGGGCGCCCGCCTAGCATTAGCGCTTGGGCGGCGCCGGGAATCTGCGGCCCTGGCTGCGCTGGTACCGGGTTTTGTGGCCCGTCTGACATTGGCGGGGTTAAGTGGTTCATTGGCGTTGACAACGATCGCTCTCGCCGCTCCCCCGGCCGTGGCTGGCCCCGCGGTGACCGTCGCGGCCGACTACCAGCCCGTCAGCGAGATATCACCACCAACATCTCCCCTGGCCGACACCGCATTCACATCAACTGATCCGGGCGCTGCCGAGTCCAGCCAGAATGGCAATGAGCTTCTGAGCCCCGGCTGGATCCCGCATCGCGTTCCGTTGCCGTTGCAGCGCCTGCTCGGTGGCGAATCCACACGCACCGCCATCGAGGTGGTGGTCCGTCCGGGCGACAGCCTATGGGCCATCGCCGCGCGCAACCTCCCCGACGATGCCTCCGTTAGGGACATCGCCGAGGCCTGGCCTCGCTGGTACGAGGCGAACCGCCAGCTGATCGGTTCGAACCCCAACCGCCTTGCCGTCGGAACCATCTTGCGGGCACCTCACCAGAATGCGCAGCGCTCATAA
- a CDS encoding SAF domain-containing protein → MGKAKDAGTPMAQRLGKPSWKDPRLLLGILIVLASCVGVITLISSMDRTTPMYAAKADISLGEEITAEKLLVVNVKLDSLEERYVPADPALLKGTRANSLVRSGQLVPRSALGLSDGSNRRPVSINLPDTLPAAITSGAHVDVWVSLKDRTANAFAPPSLLLPSAEVTARTERATGFGGTDGTLVEILVVDESLADLLEAMANEARITVVFNPQASAS, encoded by the coding sequence ATGGGGAAGGCGAAGGACGCTGGCACGCCGATGGCCCAAAGGTTGGGTAAACCCAGCTGGAAGGATCCGCGACTCCTGCTGGGCATTCTGATCGTGTTGGCATCCTGCGTCGGGGTCATTACGCTGATCAGCTCCATGGACCGCACCACCCCCATGTATGCGGCCAAGGCCGATATTTCCCTCGGCGAGGAAATTACCGCCGAGAAGCTCTTGGTGGTGAACGTGAAGCTTGACTCTCTGGAGGAACGCTACGTGCCGGCGGACCCCGCGCTGCTGAAAGGTACACGTGCCAATAGCTTGGTCAGATCGGGACAGCTGGTGCCGCGCAGCGCACTTGGTCTCTCGGATGGATCCAACCGGCGTCCGGTGTCCATCAACCTGCCAGATACCCTGCCAGCGGCCATCACCTCCGGCGCCCACGTAGATGTTTGGGTATCACTGAAGGACCGGACCGCCAACGCCTTCGCCCCACCTTCGCTGCTATTACCCTCCGCCGAGGTCACGGCCCGTACCGAGCGTGCCACAGGATTCGGCGGCACCGATGGCACCCTGGTGGAGATCTTGGTGGTTGATGAATCGCTGGCCGATCTCTTGGAGGCGATGGCCAACGAGGCTCGCATCACCGTGGTCTTTAACCCGCAGGCCAGTGCCTCGTGA
- a CDS encoding chromosome partitioning protein, with amino-acid sequence MSISVVVHGDDGAVIERLERHRGALTVARSCTEMSETIALCETGLADAVILAGDPALVETADIDAMAERGVPVVVLCDDGAQGARLGAAGAYVAAVSISAEDLGILVARARAELGHREPGENPAAERKPAAPASANKARVVVFWGPVGSPGRSLLALNYAVERALGGHDVVLLDADTYGASQAVQLGLLDEAAGIAQMCRIVDAGRFDARTLERICAPVVIAGARMRVATGLPRASRWPELRPTALRRAVLALQEICDDIVIDVAAPVELDEELTFDTAAPQRNGVTTAMLRMADEIYAVGTASSIGVPRLVRALEEMHEVLGDVDTKVLFNRVSAANVGASPRTALAETWARFGPKVPIAGYLPQDAPAVDAALLAGSALAEIAPNSQLRLAISALAGQHPRSKMPILRRFSRSM; translated from the coding sequence GTGAGTATTTCGGTGGTGGTCCATGGCGACGACGGTGCGGTCATTGAGCGATTAGAACGTCACCGCGGCGCGCTCACGGTCGCCCGCAGTTGCACCGAAATGTCTGAAACTATCGCTCTGTGTGAAACCGGGCTCGCCGATGCCGTGATTCTGGCCGGGGACCCCGCCCTGGTGGAGACGGCGGACATCGATGCCATGGCCGAGCGCGGGGTTCCGGTGGTGGTCTTGTGCGACGACGGCGCCCAGGGTGCACGGCTCGGCGCGGCCGGGGCCTACGTGGCAGCCGTCTCGATTAGCGCCGAAGACTTAGGCATTTTGGTCGCTCGGGCCAGGGCGGAACTGGGGCACCGCGAACCCGGAGAAAATCCGGCCGCGGAACGAAAACCGGCGGCGCCGGCGTCTGCAAACAAGGCCCGCGTGGTGGTGTTTTGGGGACCCGTCGGATCACCCGGACGGTCGTTGCTGGCGCTGAATTATGCGGTGGAGCGAGCCCTGGGTGGTCATGACGTGGTGTTGCTGGATGCCGACACCTACGGAGCCTCCCAGGCCGTGCAGTTGGGCCTGCTCGATGAGGCGGCCGGCATCGCGCAGATGTGCCGGATCGTCGACGCCGGGCGATTTGATGCGCGAACCTTGGAACGCATCTGCGCGCCCGTGGTGATAGCCGGCGCTCGCATGCGGGTGGCCACCGGGTTGCCGCGCGCCAGCCGGTGGCCGGAGCTGCGTCCCACGGCATTACGCCGCGCGGTGCTGGCATTGCAGGAGATCTGTGACGACATCGTGATCGATGTGGCTGCTCCCGTGGAACTTGATGAGGAATTGACCTTTGATACCGCGGCCCCGCAACGTAATGGTGTCACGACCGCCATGCTGCGAATGGCCGATGAGATTTATGCCGTGGGTACGGCCAGCAGTATCGGGGTACCGCGGTTGGTGCGGGCCCTAGAAGAAATGCATGAGGTGCTCGGCGATGTGGATACCAAGGTCTTGTTTAATCGAGTCTCGGCCGCCAACGTGGGGGCCTCGCCGCGCACGGCGCTGGCCGAGACCTGGGCGCGGTTTGGGCCGAAAGTTCCCATTGCCGGATACCTGCCACAGGATGCGCCGGCGGTCGATGCGGCGTTGTTGGCGGGCAGCGCGCTAGCAGAAATAGCTCCGAATTCGCAGTTGCGGTTGGCCATCTCTGCCCTTGCGGGGCAGCATCCGCGGTCGAAAATGCCGATCTTGCGCAGATTCTCGCGTTCGATGTGA
- a CDS encoding NAD-glutamate dehydrogenase, whose translation MSETFIAETLTPTLVGTYYAQLAPEDAASYTPAQLHARVAAHLTAGWQRQAKTARVAVSRHNGVSLVYVVTDDMPFLVDSVTAEIVRQKQAINVVVHPTFLVGRDSVDGHITSFDSVTANEHIASGDTAALPDISALVARSRDTAIESWISVELGGEPSDEALAALVAGLERILRDVRAAVDDWPAMRNKAHEIADSLSTVTGAGEIPDLDGAVDLLHWLDNGNFTFLGYREYDLITENHEDVLRLQVESGLGLMRNTESASGLQHLTKRGRAMARDKRALVITKANSRSTVHRGVYLDYVGVKRFDAAGNVNGERRFIGLFASSVYTSSVRSVPVVKDKVAAVLERAGFAPDSHSGKDIVTILETYPRDELFQISVEDLTSTVLGILRLQERRRTSLFLRPDVYGRFMSAIVYLPRDRFTTGVRLRIEKELSAAFNAESMDFETRMSESSLVRLFYRIRLQRHGLTPVVDRAALETRLVAAVRSWSEGIGMAANERYGALKGAEVASGWAEAFPAAYRVDFEVEDALADIERFGQYEEPDQQGPVVQFAVPDEDIDSEVNARMKLYLTAPLSLSKILPVLQHLGLEVVEERPFAITPADAEPRYLYDLGLKFPAGIDPLQAAPLLGEAYSAVVRGKAESDTMNRLVLLEAVSWQQVALLRAYSRYLHQLGVSNSYTFISDTLVANPDVTRGIIALFEGTFDPALSAEQSAAAIAKAQTILEESLEKVPTLDADKLLRRFVNLIESTLRTNYFTDPAALAFKLSPRTIDDAPFPRPKYEIWVCSPRLEGVHLRFGEVARGGLRWSDRREDFRTEVLGLVKAQMVKNAVIVPTGAKGGFFAKQLPNPGEDRVAWMEEGKAAYRIFIRSLLEITDNLVADDNGERVVPPANVVRLDGDDTYLVVAADKGTASFSDIANEISADRGHWLGDAFASGGSVGYDHKAMGITARGAWESVKRHFTEFGVDTQTQPFSAVAVGDMSGDVFGNGMQRTRTIGLLAAFDHRDIFLDPTPDSSAAFDERQRLFELPRSSWADYNRELISAGGGVFSRSLKSIPISPEVRNVLGLGSTVSTMAPNELLRAILGAPVDLLYNGGIGTYVKASDESHAEVGDRANDAIRVDGHQVRARVIGEGGNLGMTQRGRIEAALHGVILNTDAIDNSAGVDCSDHEVNIKIFVDRMVVAGKLAAGERADFLHSMTDEVARLVLKTNYDQNVLLVTDKQELAAMSPAYERLMDWLEEHAELDRALEFLPSTEVLEERLGNGGSLTTPELSVLVAYAKIQLAGALALSDLPDDPYFAQTLRNYFPTQLAERFGAELDSHPLRREIIATVVANDMVNIGGTTFAFRVMEETGASESQVAKAFVALREIYKFDEQIDAINALPAAFDSAHWCRLHLDLRRLLDRATRWYVHHVDRERGVQGAIDALAPTVQSLRPGIGELLRGTDAERVAALAAEGRSWGLGEALAGRWSEQFESFVLLDIAELATRTGTEPSELAKVYYVLYDRFGIDSLLERITALPRDDRWKALARAALRDDLYSTVIDFTRDVVSATDSSEVDAAARVNAWMEANAANLDRAQNMFAEVNRLERDDMASLSVALRLLRSIVRR comes from the coding sequence ATGTCCGAAACATTCATCGCTGAGACACTCACGCCCACATTGGTCGGCACATACTATGCGCAATTGGCACCGGAAGATGCTGCGTCCTACACGCCAGCGCAATTGCATGCTCGGGTGGCGGCACACCTCACCGCCGGCTGGCAACGGCAGGCGAAAACCGCCCGTGTCGCGGTGTCCCGGCACAATGGAGTCAGCCTCGTTTACGTGGTCACAGACGACATGCCGTTTTTGGTGGACTCTGTCACCGCCGAGATCGTGCGCCAGAAGCAGGCCATCAACGTGGTGGTGCACCCCACCTTCCTCGTGGGCAGGGACAGCGTTGATGGACACATCACCTCCTTTGACTCCGTGACTGCCAACGAACACATCGCCAGCGGTGATACCGCCGCGCTTCCGGATATCTCCGCGTTGGTGGCCCGCAGCCGTGACACGGCCATCGAATCCTGGATTTCGGTGGAGCTGGGCGGAGAACCCAGCGACGAGGCACTGGCGGCACTCGTCGCGGGCCTGGAACGGATCCTGCGTGATGTGCGTGCGGCGGTTGATGACTGGCCAGCGATGCGCAACAAGGCCCACGAGATTGCCGATTCGCTGAGCACCGTCACCGGTGCCGGTGAGATCCCGGACCTCGACGGTGCCGTGGACTTGCTGCACTGGTTGGACAACGGGAACTTCACCTTCCTGGGGTACCGCGAATACGACTTGATCACCGAAAACCACGAAGATGTGCTGCGCTTGCAGGTTGAATCGGGTCTGGGGCTCATGCGCAATACCGAATCGGCCAGCGGGCTTCAGCACCTGACCAAGCGCGGCCGGGCCATGGCCCGTGACAAGCGCGCCCTGGTAATCACCAAGGCCAACTCCCGATCGACGGTGCACCGTGGGGTCTACCTGGACTACGTGGGTGTAAAGCGTTTTGACGCTGCGGGCAACGTCAACGGTGAACGCCGTTTCATCGGGCTCTTCGCCTCGAGTGTTTACACCTCCTCGGTGCGCAGCGTCCCGGTGGTCAAAGACAAGGTCGCCGCGGTGCTCGAGCGTGCCGGATTCGCCCCGGACTCGCACTCCGGCAAGGACATCGTCACCATTCTGGAGACCTACCCGCGAGATGAGCTCTTCCAAATCTCCGTGGAGGATTTGACCAGCACGGTGCTGGGCATCTTGCGCCTGCAGGAACGCCGCCGCACCTCCCTCTTCCTGCGACCCGACGTCTACGGGCGCTTTATGTCGGCAATCGTCTACCTGCCGCGTGACCGTTTCACCACCGGGGTACGTCTGCGCATCGAGAAGGAACTTTCGGCCGCCTTCAACGCGGAGTCGATGGACTTCGAAACACGCATGAGCGAATCCTCCCTGGTCCGTTTGTTCTACCGAATCCGCCTCCAGCGCCACGGACTGACCCCCGTGGTGGATCGCGCGGCCCTCGAAACGCGCTTGGTCGCAGCGGTGCGTTCCTGGTCCGAGGGCATCGGCATGGCCGCCAATGAACGCTATGGAGCGTTGAAGGGCGCCGAAGTGGCCTCCGGCTGGGCCGAGGCCTTCCCCGCCGCCTACCGCGTTGACTTTGAGGTGGAAGACGCGCTGGCCGACATCGAACGCTTTGGCCAGTACGAGGAGCCCGACCAGCAGGGCCCGGTGGTGCAGTTTGCCGTCCCCGACGAGGATATCGATTCCGAGGTTAACGCCCGGATGAAGCTCTACCTCACGGCACCGCTCTCCCTGTCCAAGATCCTTCCGGTACTCCAGCACCTGGGCCTGGAAGTGGTGGAGGAACGACCCTTCGCCATCACCCCGGCCGACGCCGAACCGCGCTACCTCTACGACCTGGGACTGAAATTCCCGGCGGGTATCGACCCGCTGCAGGCAGCCCCACTGCTCGGCGAGGCCTATTCCGCGGTGGTCAGAGGCAAGGCCGAGTCGGACACCATGAACCGGTTGGTGCTCCTGGAGGCCGTTTCCTGGCAGCAGGTAGCGCTGCTGCGGGCCTACTCCCGGTACCTGCATCAGCTGGGGGTATCAAACTCCTACACGTTCATCTCCGACACCCTGGTGGCCAACCCGGATGTCACCCGCGGCATCATTGCCCTCTTCGAGGGAACCTTTGACCCGGCGCTGAGCGCCGAGCAGTCGGCCGCAGCCATCGCGAAGGCCCAGACAATTCTCGAGGAATCCTTGGAAAAGGTCCCGACGTTGGATGCGGATAAGTTGCTGCGCCGCTTTGTGAACCTCATCGAGTCCACCCTGCGCACCAACTACTTCACCGATCCCGCGGCGCTGGCCTTCAAGCTGTCCCCGCGCACCATCGATGATGCCCCGTTCCCGCGGCCCAAGTACGAAATCTGGGTCTGCTCCCCGCGCCTCGAGGGGGTGCACCTGCGCTTCGGCGAGGTGGCCCGCGGTGGTCTGCGGTGGAGTGATCGTCGTGAAGACTTCCGCACCGAGGTTTTGGGCCTGGTCAAGGCGCAGATGGTGAAGAACGCTGTCATCGTTCCCACCGGCGCCAAGGGTGGCTTCTTCGCCAAACAGCTGCCCAATCCCGGTGAAGACCGTGTGGCCTGGATGGAAGAGGGCAAGGCCGCGTACCGAATCTTCATTCGTTCGCTGCTGGAGATCACCGACAATTTGGTCGCCGATGACAACGGCGAACGCGTGGTGCCACCGGCCAACGTGGTGCGCCTGGACGGGGACGACACCTACCTGGTGGTGGCCGCCGATAAGGGGACGGCGTCCTTCTCCGACATCGCCAACGAGATCTCCGCCGACCGTGGCCACTGGCTCGGTGACGCCTTCGCCTCCGGCGGCTCGGTGGGCTATGACCACAAGGCCATGGGCATCACCGCCCGCGGCGCCTGGGAATCGGTGAAGCGCCACTTCACCGAATTCGGTGTTGACACCCAGACCCAGCCGTTCAGCGCCGTGGCGGTGGGCGACATGTCCGGGGACGTGTTTGGTAACGGCATGCAACGTACGCGCACCATCGGACTGCTCGCGGCCTTTGATCACCGCGATATCTTCCTGGATCCCACCCCGGATTCTTCCGCGGCATTTGACGAACGCCAGCGCCTCTTTGAGCTGCCACGTTCCTCTTGGGCCGACTACAACAGGGAATTGATCTCCGCCGGTGGTGGGGTCTTCTCCCGCTCGCTGAAGTCCATCCCGATTTCCCCCGAGGTCCGCAACGTGTTGGGATTGGGCAGCACCGTGAGCACCATGGCCCCGAATGAGCTGTTGCGCGCCATCCTCGGTGCGCCGGTTGATCTGCTCTACAACGGTGGCATCGGCACCTATGTGAAGGCCAGCGACGAGTCCCACGCCGAGGTGGGGGACCGCGCGAACGATGCCATCCGGGTGGATGGTCATCAGGTGCGGGCCCGCGTGATTGGCGAGGGCGGAAACCTGGGCATGACCCAGCGTGGGCGCATCGAAGCGGCGCTGCATGGAGTCATCCTGAACACCGACGCCATCGATAACTCCGCAGGTGTTGACTGCTCGGACCACGAGGTGAACATCAAGATCTTCGTGGACCGCATGGTCGTTGCCGGCAAGCTGGCGGCGGGGGAGCGCGCCGACTTCCTGCACTCGATGACCGATGAGGTCGCCCGACTGGTCCTGAAAACCAACTATGACCAGAACGTCCTGTTGGTCACCGACAAGCAGGAACTCGCCGCCATGTCACCGGCCTACGAACGGCTGATGGACTGGCTCGAGGAGCACGCGGAGTTGGATCGTGCCCTGGAGTTCTTGCCTTCCACCGAGGTGCTCGAGGAGCGGCTGGGTAACGGCGGCTCGCTGACCACCCCGGAGCTGTCGGTGCTGGTCGCCTACGCGAAGATCCAGCTGGCTGGCGCCTTGGCGCTCTCGGATCTGCCCGATGACCCGTATTTTGCGCAGACGCTGCGCAATTACTTCCCCACACAGTTGGCCGAGCGTTTTGGCGCGGAACTCGATTCCCATCCCTTGCGTCGTGAAATCATCGCCACGGTGGTGGCCAACGACATGGTGAACATCGGCGGCACCACCTTCGCCTTCCGCGTGATGGAGGAGACCGGGGCCTCGGAGTCCCAGGTGGCCAAGGCCTTTGTGGCGCTGCGCGAGATTTACAAGTTTGATGAGCAGATCGATGCGATCAATGCGCTTCCGGCCGCCTTCGACTCGGCGCACTGGTGCCGTCTGCACCTGGATCTGCGTCGTTTGTTGGATCGAGCCACCCGCTGGTACGTCCACCACGTGGATCGCGAACGCGGCGTCCAGGGGGCCATCGACGCACTGGCCCCCACCGTGCAGTCACTGCGCCCGGGGATCGGGGAGCTGCTGCGTGGCACCGACGCCGAACGTGTGGCCGCGCTGGCCGCCGAGGGCAGGAGCTGGGGTCTGGGCGAAGCGCTGGCCGGGCGCTGGTCCGAGCAATTCGAATCATTTGTGCTGCTGGACATCGCCGAGCTGGCCACCCGCACCGGGACCGAGCCCAGCGAACTGGCCAAGGTCTACTACGTGCTCTATGACCGCTTCGGCATCGACTCGCTGCTCGAACGGATCACCGCGCTGCCACGTGATGATCGGTGGAAGGCACTGGCTCGCGCGGCCCTACGTGATGACCTGTACTCGACGGTCATCGACTTCACCCGGGACGTGGTGAGTGCAACGGATTCGAGCGAAGTTGATGCGGCGGCGCGTGTGAATGCGTGGATGGAAGCGAACGCGGCTAATCTTGATCGTGCACAGAACATGTTCGCGGAAGTGAACCGACTGGAACGCGATGATATGGCGTCACTGTCGGTAGCCCTGCGGCTGTTGCGTTCCATCGTACGGAGGTAA
- a CDS encoding sensor histidine kinase codes for MAIFTDQLRETADFGPGDEDWLHLLVGDWQLVADLAFADLVLWFPVPGGTYMALAHVRPSTSHTVFHTDFVGERIRKDLKPLVDAAWQSQDIVRSDAGDTSAGEHSMLIEAVPMVRNGRTLAVLSVHVDLAGTRMPSQMELTYKQCAEDLLRMCTRGLWPDFATPTGSRRGAPRVGDGFIRLDAKAVVQYASPNAVSAYRRLGAAPTLEGKSLSEATMALVKDRRMTDEALPLVVSGKMPWRTEIESMGVTLSLRSIPLRNSQGRYGALVLCRDVSELRRREKELVSKDATIREIHHRVKNNLQTVAALLRMQSRRMKSEEGRQGLDQAMRRVATIAAVHETLSQGLSESVDFDELIDRQFRMIVEIASPGQHVTTERTGSFGQLPAELATPLSLVINELVTNAVEHGLVDRDGTVGLDAERRRNAGGEDILIVTITDDGVGLPAGPRQEGLGLQIVRTLVSSELSGNIDWEDRTGPGTRVLIELPVLAKR; via the coding sequence TTGGCCATCTTCACTGACCAACTGCGAGAGACAGCGGATTTTGGTCCGGGAGATGAAGACTGGTTACACCTTTTGGTGGGGGACTGGCAGCTCGTCGCCGATCTAGCATTTGCGGATCTGGTGTTGTGGTTCCCGGTCCCCGGTGGGACGTACATGGCGCTTGCCCATGTGCGTCCCTCCACCTCCCACACGGTCTTCCATACCGACTTTGTGGGGGAGCGGATCCGTAAGGATCTTAAACCCTTGGTGGATGCGGCCTGGCAGTCCCAAGACATCGTGCGTTCGGATGCCGGAGACACGAGCGCCGGGGAGCACTCGATGCTCATCGAGGCGGTGCCGATGGTCCGCAATGGGCGGACCTTGGCGGTGCTCTCGGTGCACGTTGATCTTGCCGGGACACGGATGCCCTCGCAGATGGAACTAACCTACAAACAATGCGCCGAGGACCTTCTGCGCATGTGTACCCGAGGGCTGTGGCCGGACTTCGCCACGCCCACCGGTTCGCGGCGCGGCGCGCCACGTGTGGGGGACGGCTTTATCCGCCTAGATGCCAAGGCCGTGGTGCAATATGCCAGCCCCAATGCCGTCTCCGCCTACCGTCGCCTGGGCGCGGCACCAACGCTCGAGGGCAAGTCGCTCTCCGAGGCGACCATGGCGCTGGTCAAGGACCGCAGAATGACCGATGAGGCGCTGCCCCTGGTGGTATCGGGCAAGATGCCGTGGCGCACCGAGATTGAGTCGATGGGGGTGACCCTGTCCCTGCGCTCAATTCCGTTGCGTAATTCTCAGGGGCGCTACGGTGCCCTGGTCTTGTGTCGCGATGTCAGTGAGCTACGACGGCGGGAAAAGGAGCTGGTGTCCAAGGACGCCACGATTCGCGAGATTCACCACCGGGTGAAGAACAACCTGCAGACGGTAGCTGCCTTGCTGCGGATGCAGTCACGCCGCATGAAATCCGAGGAGGGTCGGCAGGGCCTGGATCAGGCCATGCGTCGAGTCGCCACGATTGCCGCGGTCCACGAGACGCTCTCGCAGGGTTTGAGTGAGAGCGTGGACTTTGATGAGTTGATTGATCGGCAATTCCGCATGATCGTGGAGATCGCCTCACCGGGGCAGCACGTGACCACCGAACGGACGGGTTCCTTCGGCCAGTTGCCGGCCGAACTGGCCACCCCGTTGTCCCTGGTTATCAACGAGTTGGTAACCAACGCCGTGGAACATGGACTGGTCGATCGCGATGGGACGGTGGGACTAGATGCCGAGCGCCGGCGTAATGCCGGAGGCGAGGACATCCTCATCGTCACCATCACCGATGACGGGGTGGGACTACCCGCCGGTCCGCGGCAGGAAGGGCTAGGCCTGCAGATTGTGCGCACACTCGTCAGCAGCGAATTAAGCGGAAATATTGACTGGGAAGATCGCACCGGGCCCGGAACTCGGGTCTTGATCGAGTTACCGGTATTAGCTAAGCGTTAG